In the Cydia fagiglandana chromosome 5, ilCydFagi1.1, whole genome shotgun sequence genome, one interval contains:
- the LOC134664267 gene encoding oxamate amidohydrolase proenzyme-like, protein MERSIMAPQGMVVTPHHLATQTALAILREGGTAMEAMVAAAATIAVVYPHMNSIGGDGFWLIVPPHSDPVVIEACGAAGSLANVDFLAGEKTIPFRGVKSALTVPGTIGGWQEALNYVRECGYQNMSVSRLLADAIRYAEDGFPVSGSLNNALIKVNNFDDNSETFKEIFLPNGIILKEGEKLYQKKLAGTLRNLSEQGLNSFYHGIVADLIAEDMAALNMAITKDDLANYTAVRRIPLRMPHKKGDLYNLPPPTQGTVSLAILGMLDKLNIDGKDEGQFIHATVEATKQAFKLRDQYLTDPKYMNVSNPQSLLSDKIIENMVKNINPDMASSSGSGKVTGDTIWMGVMDNRGFSVSFIQSIYHHFGSGIVLPQTGISLHNRGTAFVLNQDHLRALKPGKKPYHTLNPAAAKLHDGRVMVYGTRGGDGQPQTQAAIFHRYVVQGLGLQKSVSSPRWVYGRTVGDMHDRLLLEDRFSNATVEYLRKRGHDVVLLPSFSEDVGQAGALVRHSNGMFEGAGDPRSDGNAAGF, encoded by the coding sequence ATGGAGAGAAGTATCATGGCCCCTCAAGGTATGGTGGTAACGCCCCACCACCTCGCCACCCAAACTGCCCTCGCCATCCTCAGAGAAGGCGGTACCGCTATGGAAGCCATGGTGGCTGCTGCTGCGACCATCGCCGTAGTCTATCCACACATGAACAGCATTGGAGGAGATGGTTTCTGGCTGATTGTACCACCACATAGCGACCCGGTGGTTATTGAAGCTTGTGGGGCAGCTGGCAGCTTGGCTAATGTAGATTTCTTAGCAGGAGAGAAGACTATACCCTTTAGAGGTGTTAAATCAGCCCTGACCGTCCCAGGAACTATAGGAGGCTGGCAAGAAGCTTTAAATTACGTAAGAGAATGTGGATACCAAAACATGTCAGTATCTCGACTTTTAGCTGATGCTATAAGGTACGCAGAAGATGGATTTCCCGTTTCTGGATCTCTGAATAATgctttaataaaagtaaataactttgatGACAACTCGGAGACGTTTAAAGAAATATTTCTACCTAACGGTATAATACTGAAAGAAGGTGAAAAATTGTATCAGAAAAAACTTGCGGGTACTTTGAGAAACTTGTCTGAGCAAGGATTGAACAGTTTTTACCACGGAATAGTAGCAGACTTAATAGCAGAAGACATGGCGGCTCTAAACATGGCTATAACAAAAGATGATCTTGCAAATTATACGGCTGTTAGGAGGATTCCATTACGAATGCCACATAAGAAAGGTGACTTGTATAATCTTCCACCCCCAACTCAAGGTACTGTATCTTTGGCCATATTAGGAATGTTGGACAAGTTAAATATTGATGGTAAAGATGAAGGACAGTTTATACATGCAACAGTTGAAGCCACCAAACAAGCTTTCAAACTGAGAGACCAATACTTAACCGATCCAAAATATATGAATGTTTCCAATCCGCAAAGTTTGTTGTCTgacaaaataattgaaaatatggTAAAGAACATTAACCCAGATATGGCATCTTCTTCTGGATCTGGAAAAGTTACTGGAGATACAATCTGGATGGGCGTAATGGATAATCGAGGTTTCTCAGTTTCATTTATACAAAGCATCTATCATCACTTTGGTAGTGGCATAGTTTTGCCTCAAACTGGTATCAGTTTGCATAACCGGGGCACGGCCTTTGTCTTAAATCAAGATCATTTAAGGGCTCTAAAGCCTGGTAAGAAGCCGTATCATACATTGAACCCTGCTGCAGCTAAGCTTCATGATGGAAGGGTGATGGTGTACGGAACGCGTGGAGGGGACGGCCAACCTCAAACCCAAGCCGCTATCTTTCATAGATACGTGGTTCAAGGTCTTGGCCTTCAGAAATCTGTGTCAAGTCCCCGTTGGGTGTACGGTAGAACAGTTGGGGATATGCACGACCGACTGCTTCTCGAAGATAGATTCAGCAATGCTACTGTGGAGTACTTGAGGAAAAGAGGTCATGACGTTGTTCTTTTGCCGTCATTTAGTGAGGATGTGGGGCAAGCTGGAGCACTGGTAAGGCACTCTAATGGAATGTTTGAGGGAGCCGGGGATCCGAGATCTGATGGTAATGCCGCTGGTTTTTAA